The following proteins are co-located in the Polymorphospora rubra genome:
- the tatC gene encoding twin-arginine translocase subunit TatC — MTLVDHVRELRDRLFRASIAILLGFIVGFWLADPVFDLLKEPYCNLPGITKADGSCPMTQLGPADGFLLKLKIALWVGLIVAAPVWLYQLWAFIAPGLHKHERRYAYAFAAIAAPLFAAGAGLAYFVVDKGLAFLLESGVTGLDTQLEVTRYIAFVTNMILIFGVAFEFPLLVLMLNFVGVASAKRLLSWWRVAVFVFFLFSAIVTPTPDPFGMTALAICLCALYFMAVGVAFLNDKRKGRGKEVYAGLADDEVSPLSHDPDPVEAGSRIETVAPVESPKPIQSRYDDMT, encoded by the coding sequence ATGACGCTCGTCGACCACGTCCGCGAGCTGCGGGACCGGCTGTTCCGCGCCTCGATCGCGATCCTGCTCGGCTTCATCGTCGGGTTCTGGCTCGCCGACCCGGTCTTCGACCTGCTCAAAGAGCCCTACTGCAACCTGCCGGGGATCACCAAGGCCGACGGCAGCTGCCCGATGACCCAGCTCGGTCCGGCCGACGGGTTCCTGCTCAAGCTGAAGATCGCGTTGTGGGTCGGCCTGATCGTCGCCGCCCCGGTGTGGCTCTACCAGCTCTGGGCGTTCATCGCGCCCGGTCTGCACAAGCACGAGCGTCGCTACGCGTACGCGTTCGCGGCGATCGCCGCGCCGCTGTTCGCCGCCGGCGCCGGGCTGGCGTACTTCGTCGTCGACAAGGGACTGGCGTTCCTGCTCGAGTCCGGCGTCACCGGGCTGGACACCCAGCTCGAGGTCACCCGCTACATCGCGTTCGTCACCAACATGATCCTGATCTTCGGGGTGGCGTTCGAGTTCCCGCTGCTGGTCCTGATGCTCAACTTCGTCGGGGTCGCCAGCGCGAAGCGGCTGCTGAGCTGGTGGCGGGTCGCGGTGTTCGTGTTCTTCCTGTTCTCCGCGATCGTCACGCCGACCCCCGACCCGTTCGGCATGACCGCCCTGGCGATCTGCCTGTGCGCGTTGTACTTCATGGCGGTCGGTGTCGCGTTCCTCAACGACAAGCGCAAGGGCCGTGGCAAGGAGGTCTACGCCGGGCTCGCCGACGACGAGGTGTCGCCGCTGTCCCACGACCCGGACCCGGTGGAGGCCGGTAGCCGGATCGAGACCGTCGCCCCGGTCGAGTCACCCAAGCCGATCCAGAGCCGCTACGACGACATGACCTGA
- the tatA gene encoding Sec-independent protein translocase subunit TatA, whose product MGALKPWHIAVLVVVLILLFGAKRLPDAARSLGRSLRIMKAETKQLADDDKDLAEKADAQAARQPLPPNAAQQPPVAQQGQVVDPVQRHRDTI is encoded by the coding sequence ATGGGCGCCCTCAAGCCGTGGCATATCGCTGTACTCGTGGTGGTGCTGATCCTGCTCTTCGGTGCCAAGCGACTTCCCGACGCGGCCCGTTCGCTCGGCCGGTCGCTGCGGATCATGAAGGCCGAGACGAAGCAGCTCGCCGACGACGACAAGGACCTCGCCGAGAAGGCCGACGCGCAGGCCGCCCGCCAGCCGCTGCCGCCGAACGCGGCCCAGCAGCCGCCGGTCGCGCAGCAGGGCCAGGTCGTGGACCCGGTGCAGCGGCACCGCGACACCATCTAG
- a CDS encoding helix-turn-helix transcriptional regulator, whose protein sequence is MTTSSPARSSGPRPSADRLARLLNLVPYLLARPGIEVAEAAADLGVTERQLREDLELLWVCGLPGYGPGDLIDMAFDGDRVTITYDAGIDRPLRLTPDEALALVVALRMLAETPGMANRDAIERALAKIENAAGDLGGAPVAVRMPGDGDRADTLRGAVERGRALRITYYTATRDETSERVVDPMRMLMVGGRAYLEAWCRRAEAVRLFRADRIDALTELDEPAVAPPQAQPHDLSAGVFQPTPELPLVTVRVGRAGRWITEYYPCEQVRPGDGDEWLVSLRVSDLGWARRFVLGLGPEATVVSPPELVEQVRDVAQSALDAYSVPDTAAGFASDGAPRVVPRPATAAATH, encoded by the coding sequence ATGACCACCTCCTCACCGGCCCGTTCCAGCGGGCCCCGGCCGTCGGCCGACCGGCTCGCCCGGCTGCTCAACCTGGTGCCCTACCTGCTGGCCCGCCCCGGCATCGAGGTCGCCGAGGCGGCCGCCGACCTCGGCGTCACCGAGCGGCAGCTGCGTGAGGACCTGGAACTGCTCTGGGTGTGCGGGCTGCCCGGCTACGGGCCCGGCGACCTGATCGACATGGCGTTCGACGGCGACCGGGTCACCATTACCTACGACGCCGGCATCGACCGGCCGCTGCGGCTCACCCCCGACGAGGCGCTGGCCCTGGTGGTGGCGTTGCGGATGCTCGCCGAGACGCCCGGGATGGCCAACCGCGACGCGATCGAGCGGGCCCTGGCGAAGATCGAGAACGCGGCCGGTGACCTCGGCGGTGCCCCGGTGGCCGTACGCATGCCCGGTGACGGCGACCGGGCCGACACGCTGCGCGGTGCGGTGGAGCGGGGCCGGGCGCTGCGGATCACCTATTACACGGCGACCCGTGACGAGACGTCGGAGCGGGTCGTCGACCCGATGCGGATGTTGATGGTCGGCGGCCGCGCCTATCTCGAGGCGTGGTGCCGGCGGGCCGAGGCCGTACGGCTGTTCCGGGCCGATCGCATCGACGCGTTGACCGAACTCGACGAACCGGCGGTGGCGCCGCCGCAGGCGCAGCCGCACGACCTCAGCGCCGGGGTGTTCCAGCCGACCCCGGAACTGCCGCTGGTGACCGTACGGGTCGGTCGGGCCGGCCGCTGGATCACCGAGTATTACCCGTGCGAGCAGGTCCGGCCCGGTGACGGCGACGAGTGGCTGGTGTCGTTGCGGGTCAGCGACCTGGGCTGGGCGCGCCGGTTCGTGCTCGGACTCGGGCCGGAGGCGACCGTGGTCAGCCCGCCGGAACTGGTCGAGCAGGTCCGTGACGTGGCCCAGTCTGCGTTGGACGCCTATTCCGTACCGGACACCGCCGCCGGGTTCGCGTCGGACGGCGCGCCGCGGGTCGTGCCGCGCCCGGCGACGGCGGCCGCGACCCACTAG
- a CDS encoding helix-turn-helix transcriptional regulator, with the protein MSRTRTERLVNLVICLLSTRRFLTAAQIAATVPGYEHDPEDARDHEAFQRKFERDKAELRDLGVPLETGTASAFDTEPGYRIAQREYALPEIPLEPDEAAAVGIAARLWQHAGLAAAASSGLAKLRAAGIDVDPQATLGVEPVVTVDPTFAPLTAAARDRRTVTFDYRIPENDAASTRRLQPWGVVCWRGRWYVVGHDVDRDATRCFRLSRIVGAVKATGRPGAFTPPTGVDLISHVARWSGPVERTGRATVLARPGRAAGLRRWAEETTPGPAGDVLVLSYADPDRLAGALVGYGADVRVLEPPEVREAVVQRLKEIAARHEAATAGALR; encoded by the coding sequence GTGTCCCGGACCCGCACCGAACGCCTGGTCAACCTGGTCATCTGCCTGCTGTCGACGCGCCGGTTCCTGACGGCCGCCCAGATCGCCGCCACCGTGCCCGGATACGAGCACGACCCCGAGGACGCCCGCGACCACGAGGCGTTCCAGCGCAAGTTCGAACGGGACAAGGCCGAACTGCGTGACCTGGGCGTACCGCTGGAGACCGGCACCGCCAGCGCCTTCGACACCGAGCCCGGCTACCGGATCGCGCAACGCGAGTACGCGCTGCCGGAGATCCCGCTCGAACCCGACGAGGCCGCCGCCGTCGGCATCGCCGCCCGGCTGTGGCAGCACGCCGGCCTGGCCGCCGCGGCGTCGTCCGGGCTGGCGAAGCTGCGGGCCGCCGGCATCGACGTCGATCCGCAGGCCACCCTCGGCGTCGAGCCCGTCGTCACCGTCGACCCGACGTTCGCGCCGCTGACCGCCGCCGCCCGCGACCGACGTACGGTCACCTTCGACTACCGGATCCCGGAGAACGACGCGGCCAGCACCCGCAGGCTCCAGCCGTGGGGCGTGGTCTGCTGGCGTGGCCGGTGGTACGTGGTCGGCCACGACGTCGACCGCGACGCGACCCGCTGCTTCCGGCTGTCACGCATCGTCGGCGCGGTGAAGGCCACCGGTCGGCCGGGCGCGTTCACGCCGCCGACCGGGGTTGACCTGATCAGCCACGTGGCCCGCTGGTCCGGGCCGGTCGAGCGGACCGGTCGGGCGACCGTGCTGGCCCGCCCGGGCCGGGCCGCCGGGCTGCGCCGGTGGGCCGAGGAGACCACGCCCGGCCCGGCCGGCGACGTGCTCGTGCTGTCGTACGCCGATCCGGACCGGCTCGCCGGCGCGCTGGTCGGCTACGGTGCCGACGTACGGGTCCTGGAACCGCCCGAGGTACGCGAGGCCGTTGTGCAACGACTCAAGGAGATCGCCGCCCGGCACGAGGCGGCGACGGCGGGAGCGCTTCGATGA
- a CDS encoding DUF3866 family protein yields the protein MVRWRSGTVVAVRRRWHGAAEVDVALPDGATLRALAYPELVGDPEPGDRVLLNVGALVMGLGTGGYALVVALPDRLPADPPQDGTTRDAGHLVKARYTPLQPIVLGADEDASPHRAVLADAHDVAGMPVVTADLHSALPAVVAGVHADRPDARVAYVMTDGGALPAWFSRTLDGLRGTLAGTVTVGQAFGGDLEATNVHSGLLAARHALRADVAVVAQGPGNLGTGTRWGFSGVAVGEAVNAVAALGGRPVGSLRISAADPRPRHRGLSHHSVTAYGRVALAPADLVVPDGLDADLAAEVDAALQPLLARHRVVRVDPAGLDAALRAAPVGLSTMGRGLDADHGYFLAAAAAGRHAATLLG from the coding sequence ATGGTGCGATGGCGGTCGGGAACGGTCGTGGCCGTACGTCGGCGGTGGCACGGGGCGGCCGAGGTCGACGTGGCCCTGCCCGACGGGGCGACCCTGCGGGCTCTCGCCTATCCCGAACTGGTCGGTGACCCGGAGCCCGGCGACCGGGTGCTGCTCAACGTCGGCGCGCTGGTGATGGGGCTCGGCACCGGCGGATACGCGCTGGTCGTCGCGCTGCCGGACCGGCTGCCCGCCGACCCGCCGCAGGACGGCACCACCCGCGACGCCGGCCACCTGGTCAAGGCCCGCTACACCCCGTTGCAGCCGATCGTGCTCGGCGCCGACGAGGACGCGTCCCCGCACCGGGCGGTCCTCGCCGACGCGCACGACGTGGCCGGGATGCCGGTCGTCACCGCCGACCTGCACTCGGCGCTGCCGGCGGTGGTCGCCGGCGTCCACGCCGACCGGCCCGACGCCCGGGTGGCGTACGTGATGACCGACGGCGGCGCGCTGCCGGCCTGGTTCTCCCGGACCCTGGACGGGCTGCGCGGCACGCTGGCCGGCACGGTCACCGTCGGGCAGGCGTTCGGCGGCGACCTGGAGGCCACCAACGTGCACAGTGGCCTGCTCGCCGCCCGGCACGCGCTGCGCGCCGACGTCGCGGTCGTCGCCCAGGGGCCGGGCAACCTCGGCACCGGCACCCGCTGGGGCTTCTCCGGCGTGGCCGTCGGCGAGGCGGTCAACGCCGTCGCGGCGCTCGGCGGGCGACCGGTCGGGTCGCTGCGGATCTCGGCCGCCGACCCGCGCCCCCGGCACCGCGGCCTGTCGCACCACAGCGTGACGGCGTACGGCCGGGTCGCGCTGGCGCCGGCGGACCTGGTGGTGCCGGACGGGCTCGACGCCGACCTGGCCGCCGAGGTCGACGCGGCCCTGCAACCCCTGTTGGCCCGGCACCGGGTGGTTCGGGTCGATCCGGCCGGGCTGGACGCGGCACTGCGGGCCGCACCGGTGGGCCTGTCGACGATGGGACGCGGGCTGGACGCCGACCACGGCTACTTCCTCGCGGCGGCGGCGGCCGGCCGGCACGCGGCGACGCTGCTGGGCTGA
- the pafA gene encoding Pup--protein ligase, protein MERRIFGIETEYGVTCTYRGQRRLSPDEVARYLFRRVVSWGRSSNVFLRNGARLYLDVGSHPEYATPECDSIVDLVAHDRAGERILEGLLVDAEKRLHDEGIAGEIYLFKNNTDSAGNSYGCHENYLVSRHGEFGRLADVLIPFLVTRQLICGAGKVLQTPRGAVYCLSQRAEHIWEGVSSATTRSRPIINTRDEPHADAERYRRLHVIVGDSNMNEVTTLLKFGSADIVLKMIEAGVVMRDMSLENPIRAIREVSHDITGRRKVRLASNKEISALEIQQEYLAKATEFVERRGGDETAKRVVELWGRVLRAVETGDLDPVAREIDWVTKLKLLERYQSKHDLPLSHPRIAQMDLAYHDIRRGRGLHGLLERRGQVDRVVSDLDVFQAKETPPQTTRARLRGEFIRHAQEKRRDFTVDWVHLKLNDQAQRTVLCKDPFRAYDERVERLIASM, encoded by the coding sequence ATGGAACGGCGAATCTTCGGCATCGAGACCGAGTACGGCGTCACCTGTACCTACCGCGGCCAACGGCGACTTTCCCCCGACGAGGTGGCCCGCTACCTCTTCCGCCGGGTGGTCTCCTGGGGCCGGTCGAGCAACGTCTTCCTCCGCAACGGCGCCCGCCTCTACCTCGACGTCGGCTCCCACCCCGAATACGCCACCCCGGAATGCGACTCGATCGTCGACCTGGTCGCCCACGACCGGGCCGGTGAACGGATTCTCGAGGGACTGCTCGTCGACGCCGAGAAGCGGCTGCACGACGAGGGCATCGCCGGCGAGATCTACCTGTTCAAGAACAACACCGACTCGGCCGGCAACTCCTACGGCTGCCACGAGAACTACCTGGTGTCGCGGCACGGCGAGTTCGGCCGGCTCGCCGACGTACTGATCCCGTTCCTGGTCACCCGTCAGCTCATCTGCGGAGCCGGCAAGGTGCTCCAGACCCCGCGCGGCGCCGTCTACTGCCTGTCCCAGCGGGCCGAGCACATCTGGGAGGGCGTCTCGTCGGCGACCACCCGCTCCCGCCCGATCATCAACACCCGCGACGAGCCGCACGCGGACGCCGAACGCTACCGGCGGCTGCACGTGATCGTCGGCGACTCGAACATGAACGAGGTCACCACGCTGCTGAAGTTCGGCAGCGCCGACATCGTGCTCAAGATGATCGAGGCCGGCGTCGTCATGCGGGACATGTCGCTGGAGAACCCGATCCGGGCGATCCGCGAGGTGTCGCACGACATCACCGGGCGCCGCAAGGTCCGGCTGGCCTCCAACAAGGAGATCAGCGCCCTGGAGATCCAGCAGGAATACCTGGCCAAGGCGACCGAGTTCGTCGAGCGGCGCGGCGGCGACGAGACCGCCAAGCGGGTCGTCGAACTGTGGGGCCGGGTGCTGCGGGCGGTCGAGACCGGCGACCTGGACCCGGTCGCCCGGGAGATCGACTGGGTCACCAAGCTGAAGCTGCTGGAGCGCTACCAGAGCAAGCACGATCTGCCGCTGTCCCATCCGCGGATCGCCCAGATGGACCTGGCCTACCACGACATCCGGCGCGGGCGGGGGCTGCACGGCCTGCTCGAACGCCGTGGCCAGGTCGACCGGGTGGTCAGCGACCTGGACGTCTTCCAGGCCAAGGAGACGCCGCCGCAGACCACCCGGGCCCGGCTGCGGGGCGAGTTCATCCGGCACGCGCAGGAGAAGCGCCGCGACTTCACCGTCGACTGGGTGCACCTGAAGCTCAACGACCAGGCCCAGCGCACCGTGCTGTGCAAGGACCCGTTCCGGGCCTACGACGAACGGGTGGAACGGCTGATCGCCAGCATGTGA
- the rfbA gene encoding glucose-1-phosphate thymidylyltransferase RfbA, translated as MRGILLAGGTGSRLWPITRAVSKQLMPVFDKPMIYYPLSTLVAAGISEILVITTPDDQSQFQRLLGDGSQWGLRLEYVAQPRPEGIAQAFVLGADFIGDRSVALILGDNIFHGVGLGRQLAENGGLVGGRVFAYQVANPEAYGVVDFDADGRVLSIEEKPEKPKSRYAVPGLYFYDNRVVEIARGLTPSARGELEITTVNETYREAGELSVTVLDRGTAWLDTGTFSSLVQAAEFVRVIEERQGLKIGCVEEAAWRAGLIDDDQLRALAAPLTKSGYGDYLLELLD; from the coding sequence GTGCGTGGAATCCTCCTGGCCGGCGGTACCGGCTCCCGGCTGTGGCCGATCACCCGGGCCGTGTCCAAGCAGCTCATGCCGGTCTTCGACAAGCCGATGATCTACTACCCGCTGTCCACCCTGGTGGCGGCGGGGATCTCCGAGATCCTGGTCATCACCACCCCGGACGACCAGTCGCAGTTCCAGCGGCTGCTCGGCGACGGCAGCCAGTGGGGACTGCGGCTGGAATACGTGGCCCAGCCCCGGCCGGAGGGCATCGCACAGGCGTTCGTGCTCGGCGCCGACTTCATCGGCGACCGGTCGGTGGCGCTGATCCTGGGCGACAACATCTTCCACGGCGTCGGGCTCGGCCGGCAGCTCGCCGAGAACGGCGGGCTCGTCGGCGGGCGGGTCTTCGCCTACCAGGTGGCCAACCCCGAGGCGTACGGCGTGGTCGACTTCGACGCCGACGGCCGGGTGCTGTCGATCGAGGAGAAGCCGGAGAAGCCGAAGTCCCGGTACGCCGTACCCGGCCTGTACTTCTACGACAACCGGGTGGTCGAGATCGCCCGCGGCCTGACCCCGAGCGCCCGCGGCGAACTGGAGATCACCACGGTCAACGAGACCTACCGCGAGGCCGGTGAGCTCTCCGTGACGGTCCTGGACCGGGGGACCGCCTGGCTCGACACCGGCACCTTCAGCTCGCTGGTGCAGGCGGCCGAGTTCGTACGGGTCATCGAGGAACGTCAGGGGCTGAAGATCGGGTGTGTCGAGGAGGCCGCCTGGCGGGCCGGGCTCATCGACGATGATCAGTTGCGGGCGCTCGCCGCGCCGTTGACCAAGAGTGGATACGGCGACTACCTGCTGGAACTGCTCGACTGA
- the rfbD gene encoding dTDP-4-dehydrorhamnose reductase gives MTRWLVTGAGGMLGSDLLAVLGGQAGARVTVTTRADLDVTDAAAVKAAVAGHDLVVNAAGWTDVDRAEACEAEAAEVNGTAVANLATACAATGARLLHVSTDYVFAGDGREPYPEDHPTAPVNAYGRGKLAGEQAVARLLPGDGYVVRTAWLYGEHGRNFVTTMLRLAAERDTLEVVDDQHGQPTWSYALAGRLVALGDAALAGRAPAGIYHGTASGRTTWYGLARAVFGLRGLDPDRIRPTTSERFVRPAARPAFSVLRHDRWRLAGLPPMADWHEQLTEALSGDWPAPH, from the coding sequence GTGACCCGGTGGTTGGTGACGGGTGCGGGCGGGATGCTCGGGAGCGACCTGCTGGCGGTTCTCGGCGGGCAGGCCGGGGCGCGGGTCACCGTGACCACCCGGGCCGATCTGGATGTCACCGACGCCGCCGCGGTCAAGGCCGCGGTCGCCGGCCACGACCTGGTCGTCAACGCCGCCGGTTGGACCGACGTGGACCGCGCGGAAGCCTGCGAGGCCGAGGCTGCGGAGGTCAACGGGACCGCCGTCGCCAACCTGGCGACGGCATGCGCCGCGACCGGTGCCCGACTGCTGCACGTCTCCACCGACTACGTGTTCGCCGGCGACGGCCGCGAGCCGTACCCGGAGGACCATCCGACGGCGCCGGTGAACGCGTACGGGCGCGGCAAGCTGGCCGGCGAGCAGGCGGTGGCCCGGCTGCTGCCCGGCGACGGCTACGTGGTGCGGACCGCGTGGCTGTACGGGGAGCACGGCAGGAACTTCGTCACCACCATGCTGCGGTTGGCGGCCGAGCGGGACACCCTCGAGGTGGTCGACGACCAGCACGGCCAGCCGACGTGGTCGTACGCGCTGGCCGGCCGACTGGTCGCGCTCGGCGACGCGGCCCTCGCGGGACGCGCGCCGGCCGGGATCTACCACGGCACCGCGTCCGGCCGAACGACCTGGTACGGCCTGGCCCGGGCGGTGTTCGGGCTGCGTGGGCTGGACCCGGACCGGATCCGGCCGACGACCAGCGAGCGGTTCGTCCGCCCGGCGGCGCGGCCGGCGTTCAGTGTGCTCCGGCACGACCGGTGGCGGTTGGCGGGGCTGCCGCCGATGGCGGACTGGCACGAGCAGTTGACCGAGGCGTTGTCCGGCGACTGGCCGGCACCGCACTGA
- the prcA gene encoding proteasome subunit alpha has translation MAMQFYASPEQIMRDRSELARKGIARGRSAVVLSYEGGVLFVAENLSSALHKVSEIYDRIGFAAVGRYNEFENLRRAGVRMADFNGFSYDRRDVTGRALANAYAQTLGAIFTEQSKPFEVEICVAEVGNTPDDDEIYRLTYDGSVNDEPGLMAMGGQSEAIATALRSDWRADLSLADAAKLAVKALSSVGGEGGAARTIAANQLEVAILDRRRVGRTFRRITGAALTALLDGTGGAKSAEPAAEDGPRTPAVGPDKPTVSAASADLEGKPEQEPDADK, from the coding sequence GTGGCCATGCAGTTCTACGCCTCGCCCGAGCAGATCATGCGGGACCGCTCCGAGCTGGCCCGCAAGGGCATCGCCCGCGGGCGCAGCGCGGTGGTCCTCAGCTACGAGGGCGGGGTGCTCTTCGTCGCGGAAAACCTGTCCAGTGCCCTGCACAAGGTCAGCGAGATCTACGACCGGATCGGCTTCGCCGCCGTCGGCCGCTACAACGAGTTCGAGAACCTGCGCCGCGCCGGCGTACGGATGGCCGACTTCAACGGCTTCAGCTACGACCGTCGCGACGTCACCGGCCGCGCTCTCGCCAACGCCTACGCGCAGACCCTCGGCGCGATCTTCACCGAGCAGTCCAAGCCGTTCGAGGTCGAGATCTGCGTCGCCGAGGTGGGCAACACCCCGGACGACGACGAGATCTACCGGCTGACCTACGACGGGTCCGTCAACGACGAGCCCGGCCTGATGGCGATGGGTGGCCAGTCCGAGGCGATCGCCACCGCGCTGCGCAGCGACTGGCGGGCCGACCTGTCGCTCGCCGACGCCGCCAAGCTCGCCGTCAAGGCGCTCAGCAGCGTCGGCGGCGAGGGCGGGGCGGCCCGGACGATCGCCGCCAACCAGCTCGAGGTCGCCATCCTCGACCGGCGCCGCGTCGGCCGTACCTTCCGGCGGATCACCGGGGCGGCGCTGACCGCGCTGCTCGACGGCACCGGCGGCGCCAAGTCCGCCGAACCGGCCGCCGAGGACGGGCCGAGGACGCCCGCCGTCGGCCCGGACAAGCCGACGGTGTCGGCCGCGTCGGCGGACCTCGAGGGCAAGCCGGAGCAGGAGCCCGACGCCGACAAGTGA
- the prcB gene encoding proteasome subunit beta, with protein MAAGFDPSGRLPSAFTNVGTSSFTQFLSLAAPELLPGRRPLPPGPAADLAPHATTIVAITCATGVVMAGDRRATMGNLIAQRDIEKVHPADPYSLVGIAGTAGIGIELMRLFQVELEHYEKIEGAMLSLDGKANRLAAMIRGNLGAAMQGLAVIPLFAGYDLSATDPAKAGRIFSFDVTGGPYEETGYDAIGSGSLFARSALKKRFRAGLSADEAVRLAVEALYDAADDDTATGGPDLTRRIYPVVMTATAEGTHRLTDAETATVAEAVVAGRMENPGG; from the coding sequence GTGGCAGCGGGTTTTGATCCATCCGGGCGGCTTCCCAGTGCGTTCACCAACGTGGGGACGTCCTCGTTCACACAGTTCCTGAGCCTGGCCGCCCCCGAGCTGCTGCCCGGCCGCCGGCCGTTGCCGCCGGGCCCGGCCGCCGACCTGGCCCCGCACGCGACGACGATCGTCGCCATCACCTGCGCCACCGGCGTGGTCATGGCCGGCGACCGGCGGGCCACGATGGGCAACCTGATCGCCCAGCGCGACATCGAGAAGGTGCACCCGGCCGACCCGTACTCGCTGGTCGGCATCGCCGGGACCGCCGGCATCGGCATCGAGCTGATGCGGCTGTTCCAGGTCGAGCTGGAGCACTACGAGAAGATCGAGGGCGCGATGCTGTCCCTCGACGGCAAGGCCAACCGGCTCGCCGCGATGATCCGCGGCAACCTCGGCGCCGCGATGCAGGGCCTCGCCGTCATCCCACTCTTCGCCGGATACGACCTCTCCGCCACCGACCCGGCCAAGGCCGGCCGCATCTTCAGCTTCGACGTCACCGGCGGCCCCTACGAGGAGACCGGCTACGACGCGATCGGCTCCGGCTCGCTGTTCGCCCGCTCCGCGCTGAAGAAGCGGTTCCGGGCCGGGCTGTCCGCCGACGAGGCCGTACGACTCGCCGTCGAAGCGCTCTACGACGCCGCCGACGACGACACCGCCACCGGCGGCCCCGACCTCACCCGCCGGATCTACCCGGTGGTGATGACCGCGACCGCCGAGGGCACCCACCGGCTCACCGACGCCGAGACGGCCACGGTCGCCGAGGCCGTCGTCGCCGGCCGGATGGAGAACCCGGGCGGCTGA
- a CDS encoding ubiquitin-like protein Pup, with translation MATRDTGGQSQSGKARRDEEVDEVTAEANPEVAERHAEITEDVDDLLDEIDSVLEENAEEFVRGYVQKGGQ, from the coding sequence ATGGCTACTCGTGACACCGGCGGTCAGTCGCAGTCCGGAAAGGCCCGTCGTGACGAAGAGGTCGACGAGGTAACGGCCGAGGCGAATCCCGAGGTCGCCGAACGGCACGCCGAGATCACCGAGGACGTCGACGACCTGCTCGACGAGATCGACTCGGTGCTCGAGGAGAACGCCGAGGAGTTCGTCCGCGGCTACGTCCAGAAGGGCGGCCAGTAG